A single region of the Ptychodera flava strain L36383 chromosome 9, AS_Pfla_20210202, whole genome shotgun sequence genome encodes:
- the LOC139141019 gene encoding uncharacterized protein — protein MRSTIQDEMTLFPMSTKIILLPGFLCQIVKVHTQQCIGTGCDDSNQEEVETTSWQIPVICATAAAIAIVAALVVAVAVFLCKRRQKSVEPATHEKPTELSSSYGTFNSDETEEGDSQKPDSTQTSTGEPEDSANIGQSELASDLTVTLEDETVARAIADAGNGRGRSEQRPFVRGRVDSDQKQSDKNKMHRGEGPNMEDVKAAPKLHPRPLIHQRRSRWQAAAAVERPPGTKAVYMPPSIDRQYGVTVFLAKTPEEMETERVAISKTDRAQQAAVRSETDRVRQAAARFEADIERQAASAAATAAPSKGVPTIAPQEARERFQRPRLRKPTTEPVKKETKEEDWKKDGKGRKRYEDKFVQTDSSDNEEE, from the exons ATGAGAAGTaccatacaagacgagatgactTTGTTCCCCATGTCCACAAAGATCATTCTTCTACCAGGTTTTCTCTGTCAGATAGTGAAG GTACATACCCAACAGTGCATCGGGACTGG GTGTGACGATTCCAATCAGGAAGAAGTGGAAACTACTTCATGGCAGATACC GGTTATCTGCGCAACAGCCGCTGCCATTGCAATTGTCGCCGCTTTGGTCGTCGCCGTTGCCGTATTCCTTTGTAAACGGCGACAGAAGTCCGTCGAACCAGCGACTCATGAGAAACCTACGGAGCTAAGTTCCTCGTACGGAACATTCAACAGCGATGAAACCGAAGAGGGTGATTCTCAAAAGCCCGATTCAACTCAGACATCGACGGGTGAACCAGAAGATTCAGCTAACATTGGCCAATCGGAGCTTGCTAGCGATCTAACCGTTACTCTGGAGGACGAAACTGTTGCCAGGGCGATTGCGGACGCTGGAAATGGGCGAGGTCGGAGCGAGCAACGGCCCTTTGTGCGTGGTAGAGTCGACTCAGATCAGAAACAAAGCGACAAGAATAAAATGCATCGCGGTGAAGGTCCAAATATGGAAGATGTGAAGGCAGCTCCCAAGCTGCATCCTCGACCGCTTATCCATCAGCGTCGTAGCCGTTGGCAAGCCGCTGCTGCTGTCGAACGTCCTCCGGGTACGAAAGCTGTGTACATGCCGCCTTCGATAGACAGACAGTACGGAGTTACTGTGTTCTTGGCCAAGACGCCAGAGGAAATGGAAACTGAACGTGTCGCCATTTCCAAGACGGACAGAGCTCAACAAGCCGCCGTTCGTTCAGAGACGGACCGAGTACGTCAAGCCGCTGCCCGTTTTGAAGCAGACATCGAGCGTCAAGCTGCTTCAGCAGCAGCTACTGCCGCCCCTTCCAAGGGTGTACCTACAATAGCACCACAAGAAGCGAGGGAGAGATTCCAACGACCACGGTTGCGGAAACCAACTACAGAGCCTGTCAAAAAAGAAACCAAGGAAGAGGACTGGAAGAAGGATGGGAAAGGGAGGAAAAGATACGAGGATAAATTTGTGCAAACTGATTCGTCCGATAatgaagaagaataa